From the genome of Xiphophorus couchianus chromosome 15, X_couchianus-1.0, whole genome shotgun sequence:
ACACTGTGAAAACTTCTTCCCTCTGTTTTCTAAGGATCATCATGTTCAGAATAATGACCTGTGTCTAACTGTTTATATTAAATAACTCTCTTGACATGATTattcagttagttttttcttttcaatcaaatatttacacCATCAAGATGAATTTGCAATtaagaaaatcagttttcaccTTTAGTTTTCGTCCATCTGATGATCACCAGAACAGTTACTATCATCGCTGCCAAACACACAGGACGGATAACGAACGACCAAACCCATCCTGGTAGAAGAATTATTATAGTTACAATCACTGATTAACATAAAGgataaaacattcagtttctaCCTGGAGGTTTTGATAAATTGACATTTACAGATGAATTAATTTCCTTCGTCCTCCATTTGTTTGGGTCTTCTGTTGTGGTCGTTGTTTTTGTCGGTGATGTCATTTTAGCTGCTGACTCtttatctgaagaaaaaaaaagaaaagaaattctttGTCTTTCAGTATTAGATGAACTATAACTCAGAACTGTTTGCTTCAATCCAAatccttcattttttattttcagattgaGTTCTCACCTGTTTTCCCAGACGACTGAATCCAGTAAGGAACCAGCTGCACGTTGTCAGTGTATTTATGTGTAACTtgacattttaagttttcagaTGACTTTGGCTTCCAGTTTCTGTCAGATGCTGGAATCGTTACAGTAGCAGAGCAGGACTGATCCGATTCCTCCATGTCTGACAACATTTCCTCTCTACCTTCATTCAGCCACTTCACTGTGTGTCTGCAGTCGTTATAATCCGTCACAGAGCAGGTTAGGAtgatttgatttttctgtttttgttgaacCACTGATGAAGATGGACATCAAACAAaagtaggaaaagaaaaaaaaatactttaatcatttttgtgGTTATGTTTTAGACTGTTGTAGTAAACATGATAATGTAAATACTTACTGTGAATAACAGACAGATAAATGTAGACGTCTGACTCTTGCTGTCCGTTTACATACCGTCTGTAAGTGTAAAGACCAACATCCTCCACTGAGACGTTCTTTATAACCAGAGAACAGTCTGATGTAACGTTCAGTCTGTCTGATttagctgctgcagcttcatgaatctgttttttttcaaacagtgtTATTGTTCCTTTACCACTGAACATCCAGGTGATGCTGTCACATTGATTCTTAGTGCAGGTCACATTTCCACAAGGCAAAGTGACTTCATCACCAACTCTGACTGTCGAGAACAGATCTTGTTCAGCTGCTGTAGCTGAGAGACAGAGATCAGACAAAAATCACTGTCCTGCTTCCTGTTAGTGTGAGGatcattttaaacatctgtacttaaaacatcagtttctgccaagtcacaaaaaataactgtactatttaacaaaacatatttagtttgaggtagctttacatcatttttgttatttagatttttaatattCTTACCTGTTAAGTAAAGCATCAGCGTTACAAAGaaagatgtttgtttctctCTAGCAGTGATCATtgctcctctctgtctctcttgcAGACAATCAGAAATGACTGAGAGTCTAAAGAGGCAAGAGGTGAAATATGAGGATCTTTGTGGTTTGTGAGGCGTTACTTCCTCATCATGACTTCACTCTGTctcaaaaatttgttttcttcttaatcACACCAGGACTTTATGGCTGTTATATGTGTGGTAGCTGATGTGTTAAGTTCACAAAGAGGTCAAATCTTTGACTAGAAATTGGTGATTTCTTTctatattgttttaaatgtgaccCATTATGCTTCCTGGAACAGGATATGATTCACATTCAACTTTATTCAAGTCCTGAATGGGCAATTAATGTTACAGCAACTATAtgtaaaacagttgaaaagtgaaaaacaataagatgtactaaaaatatcaaatataaatcaatagGATAGGTCTATATGCaatacaaaacatgttgattacattttaatgcagtCAACATACTGTACACACGTTCACCCCCACACCccttcacacacatacacacacacacacacacattcacacacacaccccttcgcACCTACTGGGATGTTTTTGTACTGCAGTCGTTCCAAGACCTTccttttgttatgttttcttaaatttgtaaatttattcaagaatatttagatttatatttaccAATGATccttttcttaatattaattatttaagaAGTGATTTGTGACATGACAGCTGAAGTATTTCCtttagatgcattttttttctaaaatggcaaaattatgtacgttttgtttgttttctactttttttaggtttatttcagatcacaaaatataattataattctGAAAGTTCATCTGAAGTATTCTTGGTGTATTTAGAGTTATATAAAAAGAACTAATAAATGTCCACTCTGAAGTGTCACAGCGCTCTCTGCTGATTCagaaaaaattatctttttttgttaattttgttcatataattttttttagttacaaATTGAAtgaattgttatttttgtcatcaCATTGTGGGATGTTGACACCTTGATTATTGTAATCTCTtcacaaaaacaagattttatccTGGTCATAAAgacaaatgtaaagaaaaataaaattctttattATTTGACAGTAGGGTACAACACAGCAACATTCAACAAAAATAGATgcgtaaataattttttgataaGTTCAAACTGAGGACAGTTCATTCTTGGGTCATGGCTTCTTTGAGCAAATATAAAGTCAGGTATTTGACCTGTGGGTGTATTAATAAATAGTGTGAGGCGGTTTGATGTCATGGAATATAACCTGGCTGTTTATTTGTGGTGAGCCATGTGTTAGTTTCTGTCAGCATCTCCGTTTCTTAAACGATAGGAACAGAAGTAACCATCAGTTCTGGTGGTTTCTTCAGTCTTTAATTTAAACTCTAACATCCTACACTGTGGCCGAAACACACAGCTGTCATTTCACACTTTCAGTGTGTCAGACCACACTGTTAAATATGCTGTTTTTCCAGAAAGCATGCATTCGTTGTTTCAGGAAACAACTGAGAATACTTGGCAGATGGAACTAAAGGTAAAAGGAgaagtattatttattttccaggcacatagtgccattttattgcacaatctATAACTACGTTACCTttagcttttataaaaatgctacatacaTCATGAAACATAACTTACAATAAAATTGACTTCAACATTTGAAATTGGTCCTCTGTCTCTAAAGAAGTTCCTCTTTCCGACACTCTTCAGCATGTTGTCACTGCGATGTCTTTCTTTTGTGCCATTTTACAACCAGCAGAGACCCTGGATGGataagtagtttgtatgatgagctcctcagatgcacagttccaccaagtgtttgctaaatgctgctgccgctagtctgaaggagctgagtggggaaggtCCGAGTGTTCGGGTCGCTGCGGTTCGGTACgctgtttcatttttgttgggTTGgctgtgttctgcattctgagaTATAATCAGAAGAGAGAATAATGTTCAGTTTCCAgcataaaaatcaaacttaGAGGCATATATCATCATGTTATCAGAAATAGTCATACTCAGTTGTATATCGGGCGTCTGCTCCACCACCACACCAGCTACAGCCatgaaatacattattttaaaacaaatccttGCTTTTGTCTTCTGTCCTCTAATATAGGAAAGCTTTACCAAATATGCGTGATGCGTTTACAgcattgttgtatttttaatgactgtAGACTCATAACAGATGGATTTTATTGAACTAAAAAAGATCTgtacagacaatggatggatggaagtataaaaacataacGTTTGAATGTTCTTACCTTTAGTTTTTGCCCACTTGTTGACTGAAACAACCAACATTAGGAGAGCTGCCAAACCCACCGACACAATGATGCATCTTAAAAAATAGAtgaaatctgaaataattttaaaaagagtgCATCAGAACAGAATGACTAcattcatttaaagaaatgttttggaaGGGAAGATATCACCTTGTTGCTTTGAATACTTCCTGTTGTCGGTTGCGTTGCCTTTGATGCTCGTCCATTTCCTGCTGAATGATGGCAGAGCCGTTGTTGTTGCTATAGAGATTGTTGGTTTTCTTGTGGTCAGTAAAGTTGctgtgtttgttgctgtttttgctgtggttgttgcatctttttctccatcttcctcatcttcagACTGAGGCCTGAAGCTGAACAGCTGAACCTCTCCAGTGGTTTTAGCCGTCACTTTGCATTTCAGTAACtcataaatgtttgacttcTGATTGAAGACAGACATTGTAAATGTCACAGTGGTCCAGCAGGAATATGATATGACCTTCACACCTGAGGGCATTTTCTGGTCATACACCCACTCTACTGTGTGAGTGCAGTAGTTATGTTCCTGTAAAGAGCAGCGCAAGCTAACATCATCATTAAACACCGGTTCACTCACTGCGAAAGAGTCACatgaagagaggaaaaaaagagaatacaTCCAAGTTATTATTGCTATCTTTATGTTGAAGTGACAagcatatttttatgaaaacactCACCTCTAATAACAGACACATCAACCAGAGACTCTTGTGAATCTTGATTTGCCAGCAGGTTTTGTCTGCAGGTGTAAAGCCCAGCGTCCTGAAGTGTGACCTTCCTTATAACCAAAGAGCAGTTCGCTGTTAAACTCAGTCTACTGGAATCAGTTGTTGCATCTTTGTTAATCTGCCCATTTTCAAAGATGGTTCCTTCCTGCATGAAGTTTCTGTACGTCCATGTCGTCCTGTCACAGTTTTTCTGatcttttattacattttcacaagACAAAGTTATTTTGTCGCCTGTTTGGACGGTGAAGAAGGATGAAGTTTGCCCCTCTGGTGCTGTTGctgaaacaaaaaccagaataaaaacattcaagagTCACAAACATATCCAGACGGGAATGCTGTAGTCAATCTAAACGATTCATACCTGGAAAATGAAACAGTACCATCAAAAAAGGTCCAATAATCGACCCGAATCGAATCATTGTTCTCTGCTCTATTGTCATGGTCAGATAATGTTAAAATGGCTTCATCAGGAAGATGCAAACATGTGCAGTTTGGTTTGTGAGGTGTTACTTCCTCACAGTTCACACTTTGTGCTTCACACTTTCTGACTCACCTCTGACactttaatgaatatttatttcatgttttgaaacaaaagtcTGACATTTTCACTCTAATTATTTATCTAATAGTTTTTAGGGTATGTTTAAGTGTTA
Proteins encoded in this window:
- the LOC114158319 gene encoding uncharacterized protein LOC114158319, with product MTIEQRTMIRFGSIIGPFLMVLFHFPATAPEGQTSSFFTVQTGDKITLSCENVIKDQKNCDRTTWTYRNFMQEGTIFENGQINKDATTDSSRLSLTANCSLVIRKVTLQDAGLYTCRQNLLANQDSQESLVDVSVIRVSEPVFNDDVSLRCSLQEHNYCTHTVEWVYDQKMPSGVKVISYSCWTTVTFTMSVFNQKSNIYELLKCKVTAKTTGEVQLFSFRPQSEDEEDGEKDATTTAKTATNTATLLTTRKPTISIATTTALPSFSRKWTSIKGNATDNRKYSKQQDFIYFLRCIIVSVGLAALLMLVVSVNKWAKTKECRTQPTQQK
- the LOC114158202 gene encoding uncharacterized protein LOC114158202 isoform X4, whose product is MITAREKQTSFFVTLMLYLTATAAEQDLFSTVRVGDEVTLPCGNVTCTKNQCDSITWMFSGKGTITLFEKKQIHEAAAAKSDRLNVTSDCSLVIKNVSVEDVGLYTYRRYVNGQQESDVYIYLSVIHMVQQKQKNQIILTCSVTDYNDCRHTVKWLNEGREEMLSDMEESDQSCSATVTIPASDRNWKPKSSENLKCQVTHKYTDNVQLVPYWIQSSGKTDKESAAKMTSPTKTTTTTEDPNKWRTKEINSSVNVNLSKPPGWVWSFVIRPVCLAAMIVTVLVIIRWTKTKGKEEESEMNEKD